The following nucleotide sequence is from Phycisphaera sp..
AGACCGATCGCCTGCTCCGCCAGATCTTCGACGGCCTGGCCGCCGCCCATGAGAAGCTCGTCCACCACGGCGCCCTGAAGGCCCGGGACGTCCTGATCGACCGCCGCGGCAGCGCCACCATCGAGATGCTCGGCGTGTCGCGTTCGCTCGAGGGCCTGCGTGGGTTCTCGACCGAGGTGCAGCGCGACGAGATCCGGGCCTTGGTCGAGCTCGGCTTCACCTGCCTGACCGGCCACGATGCCACGACGGTCGGCCTGCCGGCCAGCAAACTCGTCCGCCGCCTCGACCCCGAGTGGGACTCGTTCTTCGCCCAGGGGCTCGATCCCATCGACGGGTTCGACACGGCTGCCCAAGCCATCGAGGCCCTGCCCAGCGCGAGCTTCGATCGCGAGCCGGCTACCCAGCGTCCGAGCCGTGCGGGATTGCTGACCAACTTCCGCCGTGCCGGTGCCGATCGCTCCTGATCGAGATCGCTCCGTGCCACTGGCCTCGGCCGTGGTCGGTGGTAACACTTGAGCGTGCCGGACCCCACAGACGCGCCAATGCAGACTCAGCCCGAGCTTGCCCGCCCGACGCCCAAGGGGCCCATGGCGGTCGACTTGGCGGGCCTTGAGCTCCAGAGCCCCATCATCCTGGCCGCGGGCACGGCCGGCTACGCCGACGAGATACTCGACGTGCTTAACCCCGCGGCGCTCGGGGCGGTCACGAGCAAGTCCATTACCGCGCAGCCGCGCGAGGGCCACCCGACGTGGCGCATGGTGCCGCTGCGCGGCGCGATGCTCAACGCCATCGGGCTGGCCAACACTGGCATCGAACGATTCGCCGAACATGTGGCGCCAACCCACCGGTTGGGTGAGCATGGCGTACGACTCATCGCCTCGGTCGCGGGCGACACGATCGACAGCTATGTGCGTGTCGTCTCCGAGATGGATGGGCTCGACGGCGTCAACGCGGTCGAACTCAATGTGTCGTGCCCCAACGTGCATGGCGGGGCCGACTTTGGTGTCGACCCAAACGCGCTCACCGAACTCGTCGGTGCCGCCCGCGCGGCCCTGCCCAGCAAGCCGCTCATCGTGAAGTTGCCGCCGATCGCCACTGGCGTTCCTGGCATCGTGGCGATCGCGCGTTCGGCTATCGAGGCACAAGGTGTTCCCAATGGGCCGAACAAACGCCCGGGTGCCGATGTGCTGTGCATCGCCAACACCACCCCGGCCATGGCTATCGACATCGAGACGCGTCGCCCACGGATCACGAACGGCACGGGCGGGCTGTCCGGCCCCGCGGTCCACGCGATAGTCGTGAAGCTGATCTACGACGCGTACCGCGGTATCGCACGTGACGAAGGGGTGCCGATCATCGGGCTTGGTGGTGTGAGCAACTGGCGCGAGGCCGCCGAGTTCGTGCTGGCGGGCGCGTCAGCGGTTGGCATGGGGACGGCGACCCTGGCCGATCCATCGATCCCGGCCCGTGTGCACAAGGGGCTGGCACGGTGGGCTAAACGCATGGGCGCAATCAAGCTGACGGAACTCATTGGTGCCGTAGAGGTGTGAATTAGAAGGGTGCTGGGGGAGCCGGTTAAGAAGACGCCGGGGCCGGGTCATTCGAGCGACGCGGTGGCGGCGATTGCCGCGGTGTGTCCCTCTCCGGCTGGCGTTGCGTGGGCCCGTTCGTGGGGATGCGGCCGGTCATGTGATCGCGGAATCGAGCGACGTCGGAGATAAGTGCTTCGGTCGCATCGCGGCCCGCTTCCGTGCCGAGAGGTCGCTGGTCCGCCTTGGCATACGCGGAGCCGCTGTAGCTCGGACCACCGCCGTTGACGTCGTAGAACCGATTGGCCAGGCCATCGGCCCAAGGCTGCCACGCCTCGCTGCCGCCCATGAAGTGGACGGCGGCTGACACGATCATGGCGATGACCGCGGCGGCTGCCAAGGGCGGGCGGAGCGAGAATTGCAACCTGCGGTTCGAGAAGCCGTTGTCGCGATACATCGTGACGCGTTCACCGGTCGTCCCGGCCTGGCGCTGGGCGGCCAAATTCGACATCACACCCGCCCGAACACGCAGCGGCGCGGACTCTTGCGGCCAGCCCTTCTGGTCGCTAAGCAGCGACTCCAGGCGACGACGGATCGCCTTCCGGCGGCGAGGGGTGAACTGAGCGGGATGTGGGTTGGTACGAGCCACAGGATGTGTTCCTAGTCCTGCTAAGTATTCGCTCCGCGACCGCGGAGCGTAACGCGCGAAGCGGCGCTTTTACTCGTGTCTTCTTTTTTGCTCGTATATTCGTTCTTAGGGTCATCCCCATCAGCGGAGACGATATCGCCGGCACGGTCGCGGATGGCCTCGCCAAGCACGTTCCGGGCCCGCAGCAGCATCACGCGTACGGCCACGCCCGATTTGTCCATCACGCGGGCGATCTGGGCCGGGCTCAGGCCCTCGACGTAGCGGAGCCAAACGGCGGTCAATTGGTCGCGGTTGAGGACCGATTCGGCGATCTTCCAGATGCGGCGGCGGTCGTATCCCGCGTCGGGATTCGCCGCTGTGAGGCTGGGAGCGGCGGCATCGACGTAGCCGATGGCCGATTCCGGTGCCACACGCACCCGGGCACGCCGGCGGGCGGCCGAGGCGGCCAGCCGGGCAGCGATCGTGAGCAGCCACGGGGCCAATGGGCGTTCGGGCTCGAAGGTGTGCAGCTTCTGCCAGGCCCGCAGGAACGTCTCCTGGGCCACGTCCTCGGCCTCGGCCGACGATCCGGTGCGACGCAGTAGGAAGCGATAGACGCGGTCCTGGTAGCGAGTGACGAGCACGTTGTAGGCGGCGACCGATCCCTCCTTGGCCAATTCGGCCAAGGCCTGATCACTCAGGTTGTCCACCCGCTCGGCGGGGCGCCCATGGAATGGGACTTCGAACGGGATTGAGCCGGCAACCGACGCGGACATTGCCATTAGGTTAACGCATCCGCAGCAAAATCCAATGCGGTTTCACACTTAGGGTTATCCGTAAAATTTGTTTCATGACAGTGGACAACCCAGATTAGCCACTTATCGGTCGCTGGGATTCGGCGATTCCGGTTCAATGGCGAGGCCGGTCCCACGATTTGGGGTGTCGGATGCCGGCGGGTCGGCTTTCGCGATGGCACGCTCCATTATCAATTTCACCGAGGAACCGTCTCGTGAAACCTGGCATGCCTCAACCAGTGGGAGCAATTCCAGCATAGCCGGGTTGCTCGCGGCCAACGCCGAGGTTCGGCTCGTCCAGAATTCGACCATGCTGTTGAGCGCCGACACCATCCTGTCGCCGTTGGCTGTTTCGTTGCCATGGACATCGAGATTGGCGAAAACCACGGTCTGGTTGCTTTCGTCGCGATAGCCCAGGTGGGCCACCAAGCTGTCGGCCGAAGCCAGCAACTCCGATCGCAGCTTGGGGTGGGCATCGTCGAGGTCCTTGGCCCAGGCGAACAGCACGCAGCCCGGCGGGGGGCACTCGGGGCCACCCTCGATATCGAGCTTGGTGTTGCCGTCTCGGGAGGGCGGCTCCGGTCGGTCGCTCGCCTTCTCGGACAGGAGGAGGCCGATGCACGCCTGGAGCCGATCAGAATTGTCCGAGAGCACGGCTACGAGCTTCGGGGGCTGCCCAGTCGATGCCTCGCGTGTCCCCATGGGCACCAGGGCGACATGGACCGACAGGCTGTCGATGGTCCAGGCGTTGATTCGCTTCCCGTCGGCCTGGAGAGTCCTGCGGAGCATGAGGGTGTAGCCGTTGTGGGCCTCGACGTGCTTCTGGATGGCCTGCCGCAGGGCGGCACCTCCCTGGAGTATCGTGGTGGTCACGCCCCGGGCGTCGGGGGCTCGGGTGATCGTGCCAAACATGGTGATGCCGCTGACGTCCATGCGGGCGTCGATGCCCATGTCGGTGAGGCTGGCTCCCCAGGCCGAGGCGGTCATGGCATCGAACAGGGGCGTGAGGGCCTCGGCCTGGGCCAACCGTTCGGCGTCTACGTGGATCACCCAATCGCTGCCCTTGGCCACCCAGTGCTCGGGCAGCGGTCCGGCGCAAACGACAGGTGCGACCAGCAAGGCGAGCGCGGCCATGAGCAGGGCACGCATGGTGCGGGAGCGGAACGGCTGCCGGAGTGTCCACGAGGCTGGTCTGACCAAGGCAAGGCTCCCCCACGCTTGCTTAGGGCAATTCGCATCGGGGCGTTTCACGAGGTTGGGCAATTCCCGTCGCCCTCCTTTGCGCCGGCCGTGGCAGGCGGCCCGCGAGCCCGTAGGCGGTACCATGCGGGCCCCGGAGGGGTTGCACGCCCGATGCTGCCGATCTACACCATCGCCATCTTCCTGGCCGCCGCACTGCTCTTTTGCGTGCAACCGATGCTCGCGCGCATGCTGCTTCCAAAACTCGGCGGCAGCCCGGCGGTCTGGACGGCTGCGATGCTCTTCTTCCAGGCCGGCTTGCTGCTTGGGTACCTAGGTGCCCACGTTCTCGGTTTGCTCGGCCGGCGTGCGCCGCGGGTTGCGATTGCCGTCCACCTGGTGCTCGCCGCCGCGGCGGTGCTAGCCCTGC
It contains:
- a CDS encoding RNA polymerase sigma factor encodes the protein MSASVAGSIPFEVPFHGRPAERVDNLSDQALAELAKEGSVAAYNVLVTRYQDRVYRFLLRRTGSSAEAEDVAQETFLRAWQKLHTFEPERPLAPWLLTIAARLAASAARRRARVRVAPESAIGYVDAAAPSLTAANPDAGYDRRRIWKIAESVLNRDQLTAVWLRYVEGLSPAQIARVMDKSGVAVRVMLLRARNVLGEAIRDRAGDIVSADGDDPKNEYTSKKEDTSKSAASRVTLRGRGANT
- a CDS encoding dihydroorotate dehydrogenase encodes the protein MPDPTDAPMQTQPELARPTPKGPMAVDLAGLELQSPIILAAGTAGYADEILDVLNPAALGAVTSKSITAQPREGHPTWRMVPLRGAMLNAIGLANTGIERFAEHVAPTHRLGEHGVRLIASVAGDTIDSYVRVVSEMDGLDGVNAVELNVSCPNVHGGADFGVDPNALTELVGAARAALPSKPLIVKLPPIATGVPGIVAIARSAIEAQGVPNGPNKRPGADVLCIANTTPAMAIDIETRRPRITNGTGGLSGPAVHAIVVKLIYDAYRGIARDEGVPIIGLGGVSNWREAAEFVLAGASAVGMGTATLADPSIPARVHKGLARWAKRMGAIKLTELIGAVEV